In Bacteroidota bacterium, the genomic stretch ATACGGTTGCCATCTCTATTTTAGTACAGCCATTTTCTATTATTTCATATAAATGATTTTCTGTGTCGTTGGCAAAATTAGCATTCAATACTTCTACATTTAACTCAATGCTGCCTAGGGCACTCAAATGATTTAGATTGTAGGAGCCAATGGTAGTCCAAAGACCATCTATTACTGCTATCTTGCCATGCAGCACCGATTTGTTCCATTCGTAAATCTCTATATGATGTTTGTGCAAATAGCTATACAAATATGAAGTGGCCAAGTGAAATAAAGGTATGTCGGAAATACCCGAAAGTATTATCTTTATTTTAACATTATTTTTTGCCGCTGTTTCCAATGCTTTGCTCAATCTTCTTCCAGGCAAAAAATAGCTTGCAATTATTACTATTGATTCCTTTGAGTTTCGTATATTTCTAATATAGCCCGAGCTAATTTGATTCTTTTTACGAAGCCAATCATTTTGCCTGAAGCTAATAAGTGTATTTCCGCGAGTGGTAATTTCTTGCAATTCCTTTTTTGAACGGGTTCTTAACCCGAATTGTTTCCTACAAATAATATCACAAATTTTATTCACCTTTTCACACACATTTCCCTTCACTAAAATGGCAAAGTCCAGCCAAGGAATTTTACTTACAGAACCTCTGTACTTATCGGCAATGTTAATTCCTCCTACAAGTGCTATTTTCGAATCGGCAACAATTACTTTATGATGGAGTCGCCTGCCGATATATATATTTTGGAAAGAAAAGAAAGGCGAAAAATATCGAAAATTTACTCCTGAATCAGTCAGATTTGCAATAAACTTTTTGGAAAGATTCTTCGAGCCGAATCCATCCAATACTACAAAGACTTTCACACC encodes the following:
- a CDS encoding phospholipase D-like domain-containing protein; its protein translation is MEKVVFDNNRDFIPAEEIRLVHSGADYFDTLEEIINNAERTLHFQTYIFDDDDTGKRVARLLKTAAQKGVKVFVVLDGFGSKNLSKKFIANLTDSGVNFRYFSPFFSFQNIYIGRRLHHKVIVADSKIALVGGINIADKYRGSVSKIPWLDFAILVKGNVCEKVNKICDIICRKQFGLRTRSKKELQEITTRGNTLISFRQNDWLRKKNQISSGYIRNIRNSKESIVIIASYFLPGRRLSKALETAAKNNVKIKIILSGISDIPLFHLATSYLYSYLHKHHIEIYEWNKSVLHGKIAVIDGLWTTIGSYNLNHLSALGSIELNVEVLNANFANDTENHLYEIIENGCTKIEMATVFNIRTKILGAFAYFLVRIVVKFLALFPNMKYLYTRIND